A single genomic interval of Juglans regia cultivar Chandler chromosome 1, Walnut 2.0, whole genome shotgun sequence harbors:
- the LOC109006022 gene encoding uncharacterized protein LOC109006022 isoform X2: protein MVLQAVRPWTLGCLIEAFLELFLAYILLCVSAFAFLPSKLLSVFGLHLPCPCNGVFGYKNSNLCVHDLLVNWPKEIIYYVHKSAMSKFPFNLVWFEDQACNSSNQPVGDVNCESGVVGLEKEASCSSFASPRLQNMVARKRGYDAPKRIMNLKQGSGIRRRRRAVLENRQFYSVFPNDYSHSVVAGNTPYDGAGMRGKTSESLGPVNGREISFMGETNGPMGIDVGERSQHSFDLSESLGEGNGISSSVETNIIKSPTEFFENEVDAIQMLELALEEEKAARSALYLELEKERAAAASAAEEAIAMISRLQQDKALVELEARQYQRMIEEKSAYDEEEMDILKEILVRRERENHFLEKEIEEYRQMSFRENEPPKDDLHDKMDKWGQMPLSSLERNDNEQLMLQSENNMPIGEEVGSCANCSSNCKDPLVEKQRQIYGYGCLEKNVLLAGKEKGKEDNGIVCQQVTGEAAIAMVPCDGEELEKDGKYKDKSGGNPHGSMLETEPAVYDVYVVDDRNKNCNEQSGKESRLFSNAVNESRDSVVTMGASGVGSREAPSDHPTISRAGTEPNIDKGRLDIGSELPVLSLSRCKSLLSDLGRESLSAFDSEKSKIDIEIERLRERLQIVQGEKENLTLYTENVDREKDPLRLLQEISKQLREIQQLRDPTQQAFLPPSSSKDPSFSGDFEEKMLPDRVL from the exons ATGGTTTTACAAGCAGTTCGTCCGTGGACTTTGGGATGTCTTATAGAAGCATTTCTCGAGCTTTTTCTGGCTTATATCTTGCTGTGTGTATCGGCTTTTGCATTTTTACCCTCGAAATTGTTGAGCGTTTTTGGGCTGCATCTGCCGTGTCCTTGTAATGGGGTTTTTGGCTATAAAAATAGCAATTTGTGCGTGCATGATTTGCTCGTTAATTGGCCAAAAGAAATTATCTATTATGTTCATAAGTCGGCGATGAGTAAGTTCCCTTTTAATTTGGTTTGGTTCGAGGATCAAGCATGTAATTCAAGTAACCAGCCAGTTGGAGATGTAAACTGTGAAAGTGGGGTCGTTGGACTGGAGAAAGAAGCATCTTGCAGCTCATTTGCCAGTCCAAGATTGCAAAACATGGTTGCTCGGAAAAGAGGGTATGATGCCCCGAAGAGGATTATGAACCTGAAGCAAGGGTCTGGAATTCGGCGCAGAAGGAGAGCTGTTCTTGAAAACAGACAATTCTATTCTGTTTTTCCAAATGATTATTCACATTCAGTTGTTGCTGGTAACACTCCTTATGATGGTGCTGGAATGAGAGGCAAAACCAGTGAAAGCTTAGGTCCTGTAAATGGGAGAGAAATTTCTTTCATGG GTGAAACAAATGGACCAATGGGCATTGATGTGGGAGAAAGAAGCCAGCATAGTTTTGATCTGAGTGAATCATTGGGTGAGGGTAATGGCATATCTTCTTCAGTTGAAacaaacataattaaatctccgactgaattttttgaaaatgaagttgatgCTATCCAAATGTTGGAACTAGCTCTTGAAGAAGAGAAAGCCGCTCGCTCTGCTCTTTACCTAGAACTGGAAAAAGAGAGAGCTGCTGCGGCAAGTGCTGCTGAAGAGGCGATAGCCATGATATCACGGCTGCAACAGGATAAAGCATTAGTAGAATTGGAAGCGAGGCAGTATCAAAGAATGATAGAAGAAAAGTCTGCTtatgatgaagaagaaatggaTATTTTGAAAGAGATACTTGTtaggagggagagggagaatcATTTTTTGGAGAAGGAAATTGAAGAATACAGGCAGATGAGTTTTCGAGAAAATGAGCCGCCAAAAGATGATTTACATGATAAGATGGATAAATGGGGACAAATGCCTTTGTCTTCCCTTGAAAGGAATGATAATGAACAGTTGATGTTGCAGAGTGAGAATAACATGCCGATTGGTGAGGAAGTGGGAAGTTGTGCAAATTGCTCTTCAAATTGTAAGGATCCTTTAGTTGAAAAACAAAGGCAAATTTATGGATATGGCTGTCTTGAGAAAAATGTTCTTTTAGCTGGTaaagagaagggaaaagagGATAATGGCATAGTATGCCAACAGGTGACAGGTGAGGCAGCGATCGCCATGGTTCCATGTGATGGTGAAGAGCTAGAGAAAGATgggaaatataaagataaatcaGGTGGCAATCCCCATGGTTCCATGCTTGAAACAGAACCAGCTGTTTATGATGTCTATGTTGTTGATGATAGAAATAAAAACTGTAATGAACAAAGTGGAAAAGAAAGTAGATTATTTAGTAATGCTGTTAATGAATCCAGAGATTCTGTTGTCACAATGGGAGCATCTGGAGTGGGGAGCAGAGAGGCACCAAGTGATCATCCAACCATAAGCAGGGCTGGAACTGAGCCTAACATTGATAAAGGTAGATTGGATATTGGTAGTGAGTTGCCAGTGTTGAGTCTTTCACGATGCAAAAGCTTGCTTTCTGACTTGGGGAGAGAGTCTCTATCTGCATTCGATAGTGAAAAGTCGAAAATTGACATTGAGATTGAAAGGCTCAGAGAAAGGCTACAAATAGTCCAAGGGGAAAAGGAAAACTTGACTTTATATACGGAGAATGTGGACAGGGAAAAGGATCCATTGAGACTTCTGCAGGAGATATCAAAGCAGCTTCGAGAGATTCAGCAATTAAGAGATCCCACGCAGCAGGCATTCTTGCCCCCTTCATCTTCTAAG GATCCTTCATTTTCAGGTGATTTTGAAGAAAAGATGCTCCCAGACCGTGTCCTGTGA
- the LOC109006022 gene encoding myosin-binding protein 7-like isoform X1 yields MVLQAVRPWTLGCLIEAFLELFLAYILLCVSAFAFLPSKLLSVFGLHLPCPCNGVFGYKNSNLCVHDLLVNWPKEIIYYVHKSAMSKFPFNLVWFEDQACNSSNQPVGDVNCESGVVGLEKEASCSSFASPRLQNMVARKRGYDAPKRIMNLKQGSGIRRRRRAVLENRQFYSVFPNDYSHSVVAGNTPYDGAGMRGKTSESLGPVNGREISFMGETNGPMGIDVGERSQHSFDLSESLGEGNGISSSVETNIIKSPTEFFENEVDAIQMLELALEEEKAARSALYLELEKERAAAASAAEEAIAMISRLQQDKALVELEARQYQRMIEEKSAYDEEEMDILKEILVRRERENHFLEKEIEEYRQMSFRENEPPKDDLHDKMDKWGQMPLSSLERNDNEQLMLQSENNMPIGEEVGSCANCSSNCKDPLVEKQRQIYGYGCLEKNVLLAGKEKGKEDNGIVCQQVTGEAAIAMVPCDGEELEKDGKYKDKSGGNPHGSMLETEPAVYDVYVVDDRNKNCNEQSGKESRLFSNAVNESRDSVVTMGASGVGSREAPSDHPTISRAGTEPNIDKGRLDIGSELPVLSLSRCKSLLSDLGRESLSAFDSEKSKIDIEIERLRERLQIVQGEKENLTLYTENVDREKDPLRLLQEISKQLREIQQLRDPTQQAFLPPSSSKVILKKRCSQTVSCETYENA; encoded by the exons ATGGTTTTACAAGCAGTTCGTCCGTGGACTTTGGGATGTCTTATAGAAGCATTTCTCGAGCTTTTTCTGGCTTATATCTTGCTGTGTGTATCGGCTTTTGCATTTTTACCCTCGAAATTGTTGAGCGTTTTTGGGCTGCATCTGCCGTGTCCTTGTAATGGGGTTTTTGGCTATAAAAATAGCAATTTGTGCGTGCATGATTTGCTCGTTAATTGGCCAAAAGAAATTATCTATTATGTTCATAAGTCGGCGATGAGTAAGTTCCCTTTTAATTTGGTTTGGTTCGAGGATCAAGCATGTAATTCAAGTAACCAGCCAGTTGGAGATGTAAACTGTGAAAGTGGGGTCGTTGGACTGGAGAAAGAAGCATCTTGCAGCTCATTTGCCAGTCCAAGATTGCAAAACATGGTTGCTCGGAAAAGAGGGTATGATGCCCCGAAGAGGATTATGAACCTGAAGCAAGGGTCTGGAATTCGGCGCAGAAGGAGAGCTGTTCTTGAAAACAGACAATTCTATTCTGTTTTTCCAAATGATTATTCACATTCAGTTGTTGCTGGTAACACTCCTTATGATGGTGCTGGAATGAGAGGCAAAACCAGTGAAAGCTTAGGTCCTGTAAATGGGAGAGAAATTTCTTTCATGG GTGAAACAAATGGACCAATGGGCATTGATGTGGGAGAAAGAAGCCAGCATAGTTTTGATCTGAGTGAATCATTGGGTGAGGGTAATGGCATATCTTCTTCAGTTGAAacaaacataattaaatctccgactgaattttttgaaaatgaagttgatgCTATCCAAATGTTGGAACTAGCTCTTGAAGAAGAGAAAGCCGCTCGCTCTGCTCTTTACCTAGAACTGGAAAAAGAGAGAGCTGCTGCGGCAAGTGCTGCTGAAGAGGCGATAGCCATGATATCACGGCTGCAACAGGATAAAGCATTAGTAGAATTGGAAGCGAGGCAGTATCAAAGAATGATAGAAGAAAAGTCTGCTtatgatgaagaagaaatggaTATTTTGAAAGAGATACTTGTtaggagggagagggagaatcATTTTTTGGAGAAGGAAATTGAAGAATACAGGCAGATGAGTTTTCGAGAAAATGAGCCGCCAAAAGATGATTTACATGATAAGATGGATAAATGGGGACAAATGCCTTTGTCTTCCCTTGAAAGGAATGATAATGAACAGTTGATGTTGCAGAGTGAGAATAACATGCCGATTGGTGAGGAAGTGGGAAGTTGTGCAAATTGCTCTTCAAATTGTAAGGATCCTTTAGTTGAAAAACAAAGGCAAATTTATGGATATGGCTGTCTTGAGAAAAATGTTCTTTTAGCTGGTaaagagaagggaaaagagGATAATGGCATAGTATGCCAACAGGTGACAGGTGAGGCAGCGATCGCCATGGTTCCATGTGATGGTGAAGAGCTAGAGAAAGATgggaaatataaagataaatcaGGTGGCAATCCCCATGGTTCCATGCTTGAAACAGAACCAGCTGTTTATGATGTCTATGTTGTTGATGATAGAAATAAAAACTGTAATGAACAAAGTGGAAAAGAAAGTAGATTATTTAGTAATGCTGTTAATGAATCCAGAGATTCTGTTGTCACAATGGGAGCATCTGGAGTGGGGAGCAGAGAGGCACCAAGTGATCATCCAACCATAAGCAGGGCTGGAACTGAGCCTAACATTGATAAAGGTAGATTGGATATTGGTAGTGAGTTGCCAGTGTTGAGTCTTTCACGATGCAAAAGCTTGCTTTCTGACTTGGGGAGAGAGTCTCTATCTGCATTCGATAGTGAAAAGTCGAAAATTGACATTGAGATTGAAAGGCTCAGAGAAAGGCTACAAATAGTCCAAGGGGAAAAGGAAAACTTGACTTTATATACGGAGAATGTGGACAGGGAAAAGGATCCATTGAGACTTCTGCAGGAGATATCAAAGCAGCTTCGAGAGATTCAGCAATTAAGAGATCCCACGCAGCAGGCATTCTTGCCCCCTTCATCTTCTAAG GTGATTTTGAAGAAAAGATGCTCCCAGACCGTGTCCTGTGAAACGTATGAAAATGCATAA